A genomic region of Bernardetia sp. ABR2-2B contains the following coding sequences:
- a CDS encoding UvrD-helicase domain-containing protein, with protein sequence MLFSIYRSSAGSGKTYTLTKEYIKLALASPNPQLLGEFDVHYYRHILAVTFTNDAAKEMKQRIVSKLDAFSVLETAEEDSMFHDILKELSVEYPQIEITKEEIVKRSKALHQTILHHYSDFAVSTIDSFSKRIVQAFTKDLDLPPNFEIQLDIEEALEEAVSRMYYKIGERGDNHLSEVMKEFVLKETQDEKTWNVDRGLLDFGKIIFEEAKKYSVDKIKALTQTQLKMVKADYLSYIEKVENEVIPQAMDFGRILLSSFEENGLKAGDFHYSTRGIYNHVLTYSKNEEKVKDEWNKHKPLNSYIANDGLKLDKWAAKKTKGSALEAIRELSPRIKEMVLKIEALKNEYQEKYAYSRMMRRFIFQMMFLEEIGNQIEYLKEKKNHVYLSEFNEKINAIVENEPVPYIFERIGEKFKHILIDEFQDTSKMQWHNLIPLVSNSLANGMRSMVVGDAKQAIYRWRSGDADLLVNLPNVPSADPNSMLAEHVDIFKEHANQQILGTNRRSNPNIVEFNNKLFHFVRKRFDSVSPDLASHYAEVVQDTVFEKGGHVSVRFVEKDRKTSTKEYQERTFEYCLDLVKDLQKQNYKLEDITILVRTNGLGAFLAEKFIEQKIPVISGDSLLLISSKVVKTIINFMFLLQQPNDAPRKLEIIEFLEEHLEQKYQSENPPFDLANEVNNEDEENFTRIIKEQFKKTLSMPVLRHLSLYEIAEELIRELELYRHHTEQLYIQKLLDVLFEFSRNKNDNLLDFLEHWERKKGRISISSPEGGAALRVMTIHKSKGLEFPVVIMPFADWKVTPRGTSQLWVEWEDNPIAPDLSTMILSMRDSMKDGIFSENYKKEWSLNFIDAINNLYVGLTRPTEKLFILTKEVSKLENKKPVKAKTNDTAKEDSFNVDKVKDIADLLGFFLLREADNVQKIKPQEYILFEDNSNKKHENKVLDKETLNIKALVSTEARNKIRVRKNNLRYDESYLTVEDFYDSRKDGLLMHYAFEKVFTIDDTPKAVQSLISEGLIAENERKSLETKMKNVMMLQQIAEFFRPDIDSSKNADNPDAYQILNEQEIIQKGNRRVMRPDRMMIKGDTAILIDYKTGQIDPKHQQQINGYATALYQMGKRKVRRFLVYTEKMKVVEVD encoded by the coding sequence ATGCTTTTCTCCATCTATCGCTCTTCGGCAGGTTCTGGCAAGACCTACACACTCACAAAAGAATATATCAAATTGGCTTTAGCCAGTCCAAACCCTCAACTTTTGGGCGAATTTGATGTGCATTATTACCGTCATATTTTGGCTGTAACCTTTACAAATGATGCAGCAAAGGAAATGAAGCAGCGTATTGTGAGCAAACTAGATGCTTTTTCGGTCTTGGAAACGGCAGAAGAGGATTCTATGTTTCACGATATTTTGAAGGAACTTAGTGTTGAATATCCACAAATAGAAATTACAAAAGAGGAAATTGTAAAGCGTTCGAAGGCTCTGCACCAAACTATTTTACATCATTATTCAGATTTTGCAGTCTCTACGATTGATTCTTTTTCCAAAAGGATTGTACAAGCCTTTACCAAAGATTTAGATTTGCCACCCAATTTTGAGATTCAACTAGATATTGAAGAAGCACTAGAAGAAGCTGTCAGCCGAATGTATTATAAAATTGGAGAGCGTGGCGACAATCATTTGAGTGAAGTAATGAAAGAATTTGTCTTGAAAGAAACGCAAGATGAGAAAACATGGAATGTAGATAGAGGGCTTTTAGATTTTGGTAAAATTATCTTTGAAGAAGCAAAGAAATATTCGGTAGATAAAATAAAAGCACTTACCCAAACGCAGCTAAAAATGGTAAAGGCTGACTATCTTTCGTATATCGAAAAGGTAGAAAATGAGGTCATTCCACAGGCAATGGATTTTGGTAGAATTTTGTTGAGTTCTTTTGAAGAAAATGGCTTGAAAGCTGGTGATTTTCACTATTCCACACGAGGAATTTATAACCACGTTTTGACCTATTCAAAAAATGAAGAAAAAGTAAAAGACGAGTGGAACAAACACAAACCTCTAAATTCCTATATCGCAAATGATGGTTTAAAATTAGATAAATGGGCAGCCAAGAAAACAAAAGGTTCGGCATTGGAAGCGATAAGGGAGCTTTCTCCAAGAATAAAAGAGATGGTTTTGAAGATTGAAGCCTTAAAAAATGAATACCAAGAAAAATATGCGTACAGCCGAATGATGCGCCGTTTTATTTTTCAGATGATGTTTTTAGAAGAAATTGGAAATCAAATTGAATATTTAAAAGAGAAAAAGAACCACGTTTATTTGAGTGAGTTTAATGAAAAAATTAATGCAATAGTTGAAAACGAGCCTGTTCCCTATATTTTTGAACGCATTGGAGAGAAATTTAAGCATATTTTGATAGATGAATTTCAAGATACTTCAAAAATGCAATGGCATAATTTGATTCCACTTGTTTCGAATAGTTTGGCAAACGGAATGCGTAGTATGGTCGTTGGCGATGCAAAACAGGCGATTTATCGTTGGCGTAGTGGAGATGCCGACCTTTTGGTAAACCTTCCAAATGTACCGAGCGCAGACCCAAATTCTATGCTTGCCGAACACGTAGATATTTTTAAAGAACACGCCAATCAGCAAATCTTAGGAACAAATCGTCGTAGCAATCCAAATATTGTAGAGTTTAATAATAAGTTATTTCATTTTGTAAGAAAACGTTTTGATTCGGTTTCTCCAGATTTGGCTTCGCATTATGCCGAAGTGGTGCAAGATACCGTTTTTGAAAAGGGAGGACATGTTTCGGTGCGTTTTGTAGAAAAAGATAGAAAAACAAGCACAAAAGAATATCAAGAACGCACTTTTGAGTATTGCCTAGATTTGGTAAAAGACTTACAAAAACAGAATTATAAATTAGAAGATATTACCATTTTGGTAAGAACAAACGGCTTGGGAGCTTTTTTGGCAGAAAAATTTATCGAACAAAAAATTCCTGTCATTTCAGGCGATTCTCTGCTTTTGATTTCTTCAAAGGTCGTCAAGACGATTATTAATTTTATGTTTTTGTTGCAACAGCCAAACGATGCACCACGAAAATTAGAAATTATTGAGTTTTTGGAAGAACATTTAGAACAGAAATACCAGTCTGAAAATCCTCCTTTTGATTTGGCAAATGAAGTAAATAATGAAGATGAAGAGAATTTTACAAGAATAATAAAAGAACAGTTCAAAAAAACGCTTTCGATGCCTGTTCTGCGTCATCTTTCGCTTTATGAAATTGCCGAAGAGCTTATCAGAGAATTAGAACTCTATCGCCATCATACCGAACAGCTTTATATTCAGAAATTACTTGATGTTTTATTTGAGTTTAGTAGAAACAAGAATGATAATCTTTTAGACTTTTTGGAACATTGGGAACGCAAAAAAGGGCGTATTTCTATTTCTTCGCCTGAAGGTGGAGCTGCTTTGCGTGTCATGACAATCCATAAAAGTAAAGGGTTAGAGTTCCCTGTCGTGATTATGCCTTTTGCAGATTGGAAAGTTACGCCAAGAGGAACAAGCCAACTTTGGGTAGAATGGGAAGACAATCCGATTGCGCCAGATTTATCTACAATGATTTTGTCGATGCGTGATTCTATGAAAGACGGTATTTTTTCAGAAAATTATAAAAAGGAATGGTCATTAAATTTTATTGATGCCATTAATAATTTATATGTCGGTCTGACACGCCCAACAGAAAAGCTGTTCATTCTGACAAAAGAGGTTTCCAAATTAGAAAACAAAAAGCCAGTAAAAGCTAAGACAAATGACACAGCAAAAGAAGATAGTTTTAATGTTGATAAAGTAAAAGATATTGCAGATTTATTAGGGTTTTTCTTATTGAGAGAAGCTGATAATGTTCAGAAGATAAAGCCTCAAGAATATATACTATTTGAAGATAATTCAAACAAAAAACACGAAAACAAGGTTTTAGACAAAGAAACGCTCAATATAAAGGCTCTTGTCAGTACAGAAGCTAGAAATAAAATCAGAGTGAGGAAGAATAATCTTCGTTATGATGAAAGCTACTTGACAGTAGAAGATTTCTATGATTCTAGGAAAGATGGTCTTTTGATGCACTATGCTTTTGAAAAAGTCTTTACCATAGATGATACTCCAAAGGCAGTTCAAAGCCTTATTAGTGAAGGACTTATTGCAGAAAATGAGCGTAAAAGTTTAGAAACCAAAATGAAAAATGTCATGATGCTGCAACAGATAGCAGAATTTTTTCGTCCTGATATTGATAGTTCCAAAAACGCAGATAATCCAGATGCGTATCAAATCTTAAACGAACAAGAAATTATCCAAAAAGGAAATCGCAGGGTTATGCGTCCAGACCGTATGATGATAAAAGGCGATACTGCTATTCTTATCGATTACAAAACAGGACAAATAGACCCAAAACATCAACAACAAATCAATGGCTATGCAACGGCTCTCTATCAAATGGGCAAACGCAAGGTCAGACGTTTTTTGGTTTATACCGAAAAAATGAAAGTCGTAGAAGTAGATTAG
- a CDS encoding type II CAAX endopeptidase family protein, with amino-acid sequence MLENLSERKETWKTIFLFLAIVILLTSPFHYAIVNLYPSRIYVGAIMWCPAIAAFITLKIKGRKVSSLNWNWGNWKYIRLSYFIPALYGLITYILIWFFGFGSLTNEEAITDWGKELGLIGIGTLNPTSITIIAIILLGTIEVIRAAATTLGEEIGWRGFFIYELRKVLSFTGVSIFSGIIWAAWHWPLLVYYSNNMLLEFITFFIVIISMSFIMTYYAFKSKSLWPAVIFHAVSNVYIQKILPELTIKNEGMEHWLGENGIMFAIVTCIFGIYFWRKAIKEKL; translated from the coding sequence ATGCTAGAAAATTTATCGGAACGAAAAGAAACTTGGAAAACAATCTTTCTATTTCTTGCAATCGTTATTCTTCTTACTTCACCTTTTCATTATGCCATAGTTAATTTGTATCCATCACGAATATATGTTGGAGCTATAATGTGGTGTCCTGCAATTGCCGCATTTATTACCTTAAAAATAAAAGGTCGTAAGGTTTCATCTCTAAATTGGAATTGGGGAAATTGGAAATATATTCGCCTTTCTTATTTTATTCCTGCTTTATATGGCTTAATCACTTATATACTCATTTGGTTTTTTGGTTTTGGAAGTTTAACAAATGAAGAAGCAATTACAGATTGGGGAAAAGAACTTGGTTTGATTGGAATAGGAACTTTAAATCCTACATCAATTACAATCATAGCTATTATCTTATTAGGAACTATTGAAGTCATAAGAGCAGCAGCAACAACTTTAGGGGAAGAAATTGGATGGAGAGGTTTTTTCATTTATGAATTAAGAAAAGTTCTTTCTTTTACTGGTGTTTCCATTTTTAGTGGAATTATTTGGGCTGCTTGGCATTGGCCACTACTTGTTTACTATAGTAATAATATGCTATTAGAATTTATAACATTCTTCATCGTAATCATTTCTATGTCCTTCATTATGACCTACTACGCTTTTAAATCTAAAAGCCTATGGCCAGCAGTAATTTTTCACGCAGTAAGCAATGTATATATTCAAAAAATATTACCTGAATTAACCATTAAAAATGAAGGAATGGAACATTGGCTTGGTGAGAACGGAATTATGTTTGCAATCGTGACTTGCATTTTTGGAATTTACTTTTGGAGAAAAGCAATTAAAGAAAAATTGTAA
- a CDS encoding Cthe_2314 family HEPN domain-containing protein translates to MRIIEKHEDNSMLILAFGELKSYLDKAKKLEKRPPISQKEKYLIDIALSANNITECLDQVYFSTELLSGYKQRKKSIMTRYDYIVFMVENFYLRLTSTFDRVLRLTNLVFDIGLPERECKQSTIIQNSKIKTTPVATNLKKIEKIINSYRKTRNQIAHSETYDGQTLGEENLFDIRAFYLVRHEFKNDNKMQILMKLEIDNYVKDKKVELNEITRKLEKAVIELFESLTPFIEKK, encoded by the coding sequence ATGAGGATAATCGAAAAACATGAAGATAACAGTATGCTTATTTTAGCATTTGGAGAGTTAAAGTCTTATTTAGACAAGGCAAAAAAACTTGAAAAACGACCACCAATTTCTCAGAAAGAAAAATATTTGATAGATATAGCATTAAGTGCTAATAATATAACGGAATGCCTTGACCAAGTATATTTTTCTACTGAATTACTGTCAGGTTATAAACAAAGGAAAAAATCAATTATGACTAGGTATGATTATATCGTCTTTATGGTTGAAAACTTTTATTTAAGACTGACATCTACATTCGATAGAGTATTAAGATTAACGAATTTGGTGTTTGATATAGGTTTACCAGAAAGAGAATGTAAACAATCAACCATAATACAAAACTCTAAAATAAAAACTACTCCTGTTGCTACGAATTTGAAAAAAATAGAAAAAATTATAAATAGTTATCGTAAAACTAGGAATCAGATTGCTCACTCAGAGACTTATGATGGACAAACTCTTGGTGAAGAAAACCTTTTTGATATTAGAGCATTTTACTTAGTAAGACACGAGTTCAAAAATGACAATAAGATGCAAATTTTGATGAAGCTTGAAATCGATAACTATGTGAAAGACAAAAAAGTAGAACTAAATGAAATTACAAGAAAACTCGAAAAAGCAGTTATTGAACTATTTGAATCTTTGACACCTTTTATAGAAAAAAAATAA